Proteins co-encoded in one Kutzneria chonburiensis genomic window:
- a CDS encoding SAM-dependent methyltransferase, producing MNLPDWAPKGVDVDKASAARLYDFFLGGSYNFEVDRILGRKLAEAAPGVYEFTRLNRAFLRRAVRYLCEQGIDQFLDIGSGIPTAGNVHEIAQRTNPDARVVYVDNEPVAVAHSELLLEDNPNAVAFEADLRDPDSILGHEKTRKMLDFSRPIGLLSVAVYHFIPEVADPQALAARYRAALPSGSFLAVSHVTEDSMGDQVRQLVDLMRASQNPVTPRTRAAFTALFDGFELVDPGVVFTAQWHPESPEDVGEHPEDSAVYAAVGRKP from the coding sequence GTGAACCTGCCCGACTGGGCGCCCAAGGGCGTCGACGTGGACAAGGCCAGCGCCGCCCGGCTCTACGACTTCTTCCTCGGTGGCAGCTACAACTTCGAGGTGGACCGGATACTGGGCCGCAAGCTCGCCGAGGCCGCGCCCGGCGTGTACGAGTTCACCCGGCTCAACCGGGCCTTCCTGCGCCGGGCCGTGCGCTACCTGTGCGAGCAGGGCATCGACCAGTTCCTGGACATCGGCTCGGGCATCCCGACTGCCGGCAACGTGCACGAGATCGCGCAGCGGACCAACCCGGACGCCCGCGTGGTCTACGTGGACAACGAGCCGGTCGCGGTCGCGCACAGCGAGCTGCTGCTGGAGGACAACCCCAACGCCGTCGCCTTCGAGGCCGACCTGCGTGACCCGGACAGCATTCTGGGGCACGAGAAGACCAGGAAGATGCTGGACTTCAGCCGCCCGATCGGGCTGCTCTCGGTCGCCGTCTACCACTTCATCCCCGAGGTGGCCGACCCGCAGGCGCTGGCCGCCCGCTACCGCGCGGCCCTGCCCAGCGGCAGTTTTCTCGCGGTCTCGCACGTGACCGAGGACTCCATGGGCGACCAGGTCCGGCAGCTGGTCGACCTGATGCGCGCCAGCCAGAACCCGGTGACGCCGCGGACCAGGGCCGCGTTCACCGCGCTGTTCGACGGATTCGAGCTGGTCGACCCGGGCGTGGTCTTCACGGCCCAGTGGCATCCGGAGTCGCCGGAGGACGTCGGCGAGCACCCGGAGGACTCGGCCGTCTACGCGGCGGTCGGGCGCAAGCCGTAA
- a CDS encoding cobalamin biosynthesis protein: protein MIGLFAIDAEQRKLAVELSAKLGRDTMVGDGPVHQVVHRMWTKLGSAVLLMPIGAAVRTIAPMLVQDESSPAVVCVTEGFVVVLAGGSAGGANALADRIAEVLGLTMVASTGSDNTGDTVLEQLVDQLDATVDGDIAECAAALLDGEPIRLLNPMGFALPPMPDNVGHSNGARWTIVIDDRLATQISDGSELLRIVPRTLVVGVGASKGVSGDEVSSVLSMLEWDFGLDLRAVRAFASIDLKAREAGVLQALEDWNFWHGQGSVGEDPPTLLTYPAETLSTVDVPNPSAVVQRETGTPSVAEAAALYAAAEMAQGRPVELVVPKAKGENVTVAAVRIKP from the coding sequence GTGATCGGGTTGTTCGCCATCGACGCGGAGCAGCGCAAGCTGGCCGTCGAGCTGTCGGCCAAGCTGGGCCGGGACACCATGGTCGGCGACGGCCCGGTGCACCAGGTCGTGCACCGGATGTGGACCAAGCTGGGCTCGGCCGTGCTGCTGATGCCGATCGGCGCGGCGGTGCGGACCATCGCGCCGATGCTGGTGCAGGACGAGTCCTCGCCGGCCGTGGTGTGCGTGACCGAGGGGTTCGTGGTGGTGCTGGCCGGCGGCAGTGCCGGCGGGGCCAACGCGCTGGCCGACCGGATCGCCGAAGTGCTCGGCCTGACCATGGTGGCGTCGACCGGCAGTGACAACACCGGCGACACGGTGTTGGAGCAGTTGGTCGACCAGCTTGATGCCACTGTGGACGGTGACATCGCCGAGTGCGCGGCGGCGCTGCTGGACGGGGAGCCGATCCGGCTGCTCAACCCGATGGGCTTCGCGCTGCCGCCGATGCCGGACAACGTGGGCCACTCCAACGGCGCGCGTTGGACGATCGTGATCGACGACCGGCTGGCCACTCAGATTTCGGACGGCAGTGAGTTGCTGCGTATCGTGCCCCGCACGCTGGTGGTCGGCGTCGGCGCGTCCAAGGGCGTGTCCGGTGACGAGGTCAGCTCCGTGCTGTCCATGCTGGAGTGGGACTTCGGGCTGGACCTGCGGGCCGTGCGGGCGTTCGCGAGCATCGATCTCAAGGCGCGCGAGGCCGGTGTGCTCCAGGCGTTGGAGGACTGGAACTTCTGGCACGGCCAGGGCAGTGTCGGCGAGGATCCGCCGACCCTGCTGACCTATCCGGCCGAGACGCTGTCCACTGTGGACGTTCCCAACCCGAGTGCCGTGGTGCAGCGGGAAACCGGCACGCCCAGTGTGGCCGAGGCGGCCGCGCTGTACGCGGCGGCGGAGATGGCGCAGGGCCGTCCGGTCGAGCTGGTGGTGCCCAAGGCCAAGGGCGAGAACGTGACGGTGGCGGCGGTGCGCATCAAGCCTTAG
- a CDS encoding precorrin-8X methylmutase, translating to MTDQLTVLRSRVDTGHLPPLTRAVAERVILTTADPTWLGDLVLDEAALAAGRDALGAGAPLVVDVRMLAAAVAPRETVIGLDMPGVAELAKAEGTTRSAAGIRLAAKAFPDGAVWAVGNAPTALQEILRLSAAGVLRPALVIGIPVGFVGSVDAKAALRRSGLPSASSATERGGAAIAGSVVNALVDAWQADAHVR from the coding sequence GTGACCGACCAGCTGACCGTCCTGCGCTCCCGGGTGGACACCGGGCACCTGCCGCCGCTCACCCGCGCCGTCGCCGAGCGGGTGATACTCACCACTGCCGACCCGACCTGGCTCGGCGATCTCGTGCTGGACGAGGCCGCGCTGGCCGCCGGGCGGGATGCGCTGGGCGCGGGCGCCCCACTGGTCGTGGACGTCCGGATGCTGGCCGCCGCCGTCGCGCCGCGCGAGACCGTGATCGGGCTGGACATGCCCGGCGTGGCCGAGCTGGCCAAGGCCGAGGGCACGACCCGGTCCGCGGCCGGGATTCGGTTGGCGGCCAAGGCTTTTCCCGACGGTGCCGTGTGGGCGGTCGGCAATGCGCCGACGGCGTTGCAGGAGATCCTGCGGCTTTCGGCCGCAGGCGTGTTGCGGCCGGCGTTGGTGATCGGCATCCCGGTCGGCTTCGTCGGCTCGGTCGACGCCAAGGCGGCGCTGCGCCGCTCCGGGCTGCCGTCGGCCAGCTCGGCCACCGAGCGTGGCGGCGCGGCGATCGCCGGTTCCGTGGTCAACGCCCTGGTCGACGCATGGCAGGCTGACGCCCATGTCCGTTGA
- the cbiE gene encoding precorrin-6y C5,15-methyltransferase (decarboxylating) subunit CbiE: protein MTITVIGVDGAALPPGGEALVDKATLVVGGRRHLDLHVRNGATTIELGALDKALEALAAHTAEHGPAVVLASGDPGYFGILRALRDKGIRPQVVPAPSSIARLAALVGRPWDDVTVVSAHGRGLRAALNVCRARPAVAVLTAPGAGPAELGAGLTGWRRTFVVAEDIGGDEVVSTVDAADAPKRPWREPNVVLCLADPDGIAPRGWLAGGEPLPGTAGWALPEDDFAHRDGMVTKAEVRALALSKLAPTPGTLIWDVGAGSGSVAVECARFGAAVVAIERDPVQCVRIIANVTTHGVEVRVVEAEFLAAVHGLPQPDAIFVGGGGTKVVRAAASVGAPRMVVSLAAVDRIAPARDALRESGYRVEGVQLSASRLADLPDGSSRLSAVNPVTVLWGVRS from the coding sequence ATGACGATCACCGTGATCGGGGTGGACGGGGCCGCGCTGCCGCCCGGCGGCGAGGCCCTTGTGGACAAGGCGACCCTGGTCGTCGGCGGTCGTCGGCACCTGGACCTGCATGTCCGCAACGGCGCCACCACCATCGAGCTGGGGGCGCTGGACAAGGCGCTTGAGGCGTTGGCCGCGCACACCGCCGAGCACGGGCCGGCGGTGGTGCTGGCCTCCGGCGACCCCGGCTACTTCGGCATCCTGCGGGCGTTGCGGGACAAGGGAATCCGGCCGCAGGTGGTGCCGGCCCCGTCCAGCATCGCCCGGCTGGCGGCGCTGGTCGGCCGGCCATGGGACGACGTCACGGTGGTCAGCGCGCACGGCCGCGGCCTGCGGGCGGCGCTCAACGTCTGCCGGGCCCGGCCCGCGGTCGCGGTGCTCACCGCGCCCGGCGCGGGGCCGGCGGAACTGGGGGCCGGGCTGACCGGCTGGCGGCGCACCTTCGTCGTGGCCGAGGACATCGGCGGCGACGAGGTCGTGTCCACTGTGGACGCTGCCGACGCGCCCAAGAGGCCGTGGCGTGAGCCGAATGTCGTGCTGTGCCTGGCCGATCCGGACGGTATCGCACCGCGCGGCTGGCTGGCCGGCGGCGAGCCGCTGCCCGGCACGGCCGGCTGGGCGCTGCCCGAGGACGACTTCGCGCACCGGGACGGCATGGTCACCAAGGCCGAGGTGCGGGCGCTGGCCCTGTCCAAGCTAGCCCCGACGCCGGGCACGCTGATCTGGGACGTGGGCGCCGGATCTGGCTCTGTGGCAGTGGAATGCGCCCGGTTCGGCGCGGCCGTCGTGGCGATCGAGCGGGATCCGGTGCAGTGCGTGCGGATCATCGCCAACGTCACCACGCACGGCGTCGAGGTTCGCGTGGTGGAGGCCGAGTTCCTGGCCGCGGTGCACGGTCTGCCCCAGCCCGACGCAATCTTCGTCGGGGGTGGCGGCACCAAGGTGGTGCGGGCGGCGGCCAGCGTCGGCGCGCCCCGCATGGTGGTGTCGCTGGCCGCGGTGGACCGGATCGCGCCGGCGAGGGATGCGTTGCGGGAGAGCGGTTATCGGGTCGAGGGCGTGCAGCTGTCCGCCTCCCGGCTGGCCGATCTCCCCGACGGGTCGAGCCGCCTGTCCGCGGTCAACCCGGTGACGGTGTTGTGGGGGGTGCGGTCGTGA
- a CDS encoding BON domain-containing protein, with protein sequence MRPWTRYWLTSAVAVPAALALIGIAVQGNDIERKITAESNSALAGSGDVVVSGRDVTLVGVPFERIPDAKKAVQALPGVRSVAARDPALGPLTISVDDKQVVITGTTQQDAWRKQFLHVIGEYAHGRALVDHTSTSPGTDFAMTTTAAAALVSVLTLEPGSNVTVSVTDGRVVLDGVLPDAAHKANTNALLTRLFGQGVVVDKTRSS encoded by the coding sequence GTGCGTCCCTGGACCCGGTACTGGCTGACCTCTGCTGTCGCCGTACCCGCAGCGCTGGCCCTAATCGGCATCGCGGTGCAGGGCAACGACATCGAGCGAAAGATCACCGCCGAGTCGAACAGCGCCCTGGCCGGCTCGGGTGACGTGGTGGTGAGCGGCCGGGACGTGACGCTGGTCGGCGTGCCGTTCGAGCGCATCCCGGACGCCAAGAAGGCGGTGCAGGCGCTGCCCGGCGTGCGGTCCGTGGCCGCGCGCGACCCGGCGCTGGGTCCGCTGACCATCTCGGTGGACGACAAGCAGGTCGTGATCACCGGGACCACGCAGCAGGACGCGTGGCGCAAGCAGTTCCTGCACGTGATCGGCGAATACGCGCACGGCCGCGCGCTGGTCGACCACACCTCGACCAGTCCCGGCACCGACTTCGCGATGACCACGACCGCGGCCGCCGCCCTGGTTTCCGTGCTGACGCTGGAACCCGGCTCGAATGTGACGGTGTCGGTGACGGACGGCCGGGTCGTGCTCGACGGCGTGCTGCCCGACGCCGCGCACAAGGCCAACACGAACGCGCTGCTGACCCGGCTGTTCGGCCAGGGCGTCGTCGTGGACAAGACCAGGAGTTCCTGA
- the cobA gene encoding uroporphyrinogen-III C-methyltransferase, translating to MSVEQHYLVGLDLSGRRVVVVGGGTVAQRRLPRLVASGAAVEVIAPHITPAVQGMADAGELTWHQRPYADGDLDGAWYVVTCTQVTEVNEAVAAEAERRRIFCVRSDAGTQGTAVTPAVGEHDGLLLGVLSGGQPRRSAAVRDGVLTALRTGSVVDHPEKPSEGGVALVGGGPGDPELITVRGRRLLSLADVVVVDRLGPMQLLDELPPHVRVVDAAKIPYGRAASQEVINSTLIEEAKAGKFVVRLKGGDPYLFGRGFEELLACAEAGVPVTIVPGVTSAFGVPAVANVPVTHRGVAHEVVVVSGHVAPDDPRSLVDWTALARLRGTLVLLMGVERIRAFADALLEGRPADTPVAVIQEGTTRSQRVVRTTLSEVADQVVAEEIRPPAIIVFGPVAALGDHLT from the coding sequence ATGTCCGTTGAGCAGCACTACCTGGTCGGGCTCGACCTCAGCGGCCGCCGCGTGGTCGTCGTCGGCGGCGGGACCGTGGCGCAGCGCCGGCTGCCCCGCCTGGTCGCGTCCGGGGCGGCGGTCGAGGTGATCGCGCCGCACATCACCCCGGCCGTGCAGGGCATGGCCGACGCCGGCGAGCTGACCTGGCACCAGCGGCCGTACGCCGACGGCGACCTCGACGGCGCCTGGTACGTCGTCACCTGCACGCAGGTCACCGAGGTCAACGAGGCCGTCGCGGCCGAGGCCGAGCGGCGGCGCATCTTCTGCGTGCGGTCCGACGCCGGCACCCAGGGCACCGCCGTCACGCCGGCCGTCGGCGAGCACGACGGGCTGTTGCTCGGCGTGCTGTCCGGTGGCCAGCCCCGGCGTTCCGCGGCCGTACGGGACGGCGTGCTCACCGCCCTGCGCACCGGCTCGGTGGTCGACCACCCTGAGAAGCCCAGTGAGGGCGGCGTGGCGCTGGTCGGCGGCGGACCCGGCGACCCCGAGTTGATCACCGTTCGCGGGCGGCGGCTGTTGTCGCTGGCCGATGTCGTCGTGGTCGACCGGCTCGGGCCGATGCAGCTGCTGGACGAGCTGCCGCCGCACGTGCGGGTGGTGGACGCGGCCAAGATCCCGTACGGGCGGGCGGCCAGCCAGGAAGTGATCAACTCGACGTTGATCGAGGAGGCCAAGGCCGGCAAGTTCGTGGTCCGGCTCAAGGGCGGCGACCCGTACCTGTTCGGGCGGGGCTTCGAGGAGCTGCTGGCCTGCGCCGAGGCCGGCGTGCCGGTGACCATCGTCCCCGGCGTGACCAGCGCCTTCGGCGTGCCGGCCGTGGCCAACGTGCCCGTCACCCATCGCGGCGTGGCCCACGAGGTCGTGGTCGTCTCCGGGCACGTTGCCCCCGATGACCCCCGATCCCTGGTCGACTGGACGGCGCTGGCCCGGCTGCGCGGCACCCTGGTGCTGTTGATGGGCGTGGAACGCATTCGTGCCTTCGCGGACGCCCTGCTCGAAGGCCGGCCGGCCGACACGCCAGTGGCGGTCATCCAGGAGGGCACCACGCGCTCTCAGCGGGTCGTGCGCACGACGTTGTCCGAGGTCGCCGACCAGGTAGTGGCCGAGGAGATCCGCCCGCCGGCGATCATCGTCTTCGGCCCCGTAGCCGCCCTGGGCGACCACCTAACCTGA
- a CDS encoding DEAD/DEAH box helicase has translation MPAPSSDRRYESSPRVNGSSSSSRGNGNNGGYRGRPNRRRSKPVESYQPIIAEDIPSTLPEGPLPSFEELGLAKPLLDALTAAGISEPFPIQAATLPDTMAGRDVLGRGQTGSGKTLAFGLALLSRLNGGHAKPLHPRAIVLVPTRELAMQVSDALTPYARSLGLWCRTVVGGTSFTRQADQLRRGVDLLIATPGRLSDHVRQGTCVLSDVEFTALDEADQMADMGFMPQVRAILDLVAPGGQKLLFSATLDRDVDKLVREYLNNPVVHSVSPPTGSVTTMEHHLLMVSNDDKPDVINEVAAREGRTIMFVRTKHHVDRLTKKLRSIGVHAGALHGGKAQNARTRVLNEFRDGTTPVLVATDVAARGIHVDDVSLVVHVDPPADPKDYLHRAGRTARAGQSGTVVTLVTHDQRRAVHGLTSRAGVKPTSTNVRPGDEELVRITGARVPSGEPVPEFIPKARTARPGGAGGGQRRSWGDRGERSSAERGGRSWGERRHGGERGSRGEHGHGGPRGEGRSYGGERRRSFNH, from the coding sequence GTGCCCGCACCATCGTCCGACCGCCGTTACGAGAGCTCTCCGCGCGTCAACGGCTCTTCTTCCTCTTCGCGTGGCAACGGCAACAACGGCGGCTACCGTGGCCGGCCCAACCGCCGCCGCAGCAAGCCCGTCGAGTCCTACCAGCCGATCATCGCCGAGGACATCCCCTCGACGCTGCCGGAGGGCCCGCTGCCCTCGTTCGAGGAGCTCGGCCTGGCCAAGCCCCTGCTGGACGCGCTGACCGCGGCCGGCATCAGCGAGCCGTTCCCGATCCAGGCCGCCACGCTGCCCGACACCATGGCCGGCCGGGACGTGCTCGGCCGTGGCCAGACCGGCTCCGGCAAGACGCTGGCCTTCGGCCTCGCGCTGCTGAGCCGGCTCAACGGCGGCCACGCCAAGCCGCTGCACCCGCGGGCCATCGTGCTCGTGCCCACCCGTGAGCTGGCCATGCAGGTCAGCGACGCCCTCACGCCGTACGCGCGCTCGCTCGGCCTGTGGTGCCGGACCGTCGTCGGCGGCACCTCGTTCACCCGCCAGGCCGACCAGCTGCGCCGCGGCGTCGACCTGCTGATCGCCACCCCGGGCCGGCTGTCCGACCACGTCCGGCAGGGCACCTGCGTGCTGTCCGACGTGGAGTTCACCGCGCTGGACGAGGCCGACCAGATGGCCGACATGGGCTTCATGCCGCAGGTCCGCGCCATCCTGGACCTGGTCGCCCCCGGCGGCCAGAAGCTGCTGTTCTCGGCCACCCTCGACCGGGACGTGGACAAGCTGGTCCGCGAGTACCTGAACAACCCGGTCGTGCACTCGGTGTCGCCGCCCACCGGCAGCGTCACCACCATGGAGCACCACCTGCTGATGGTGTCCAACGACGACAAGCCGGACGTGATCAACGAGGTGGCCGCCCGCGAGGGCCGGACCATCATGTTCGTCCGGACCAAGCACCACGTGGACCGGCTGACCAAGAAGCTGCGCTCCATCGGCGTGCACGCCGGCGCGCTGCACGGCGGCAAGGCCCAGAACGCCCGCACCCGGGTGCTCAACGAGTTCCGGGACGGCACCACCCCGGTGCTGGTGGCCACCGACGTCGCCGCCCGCGGCATCCACGTCGACGACGTCAGCCTGGTCGTGCACGTGGACCCGCCGGCCGACCCGAAGGACTACCTGCACCGGGCCGGCCGCACCGCCCGCGCCGGGCAGTCCGGCACCGTCGTCACCCTGGTCACGCACGACCAGCGGCGCGCGGTGCACGGCCTGACCTCGCGGGCCGGCGTCAAGCCGACCAGCACCAACGTCCGCCCCGGCGACGAGGAGCTGGTGCGCATCACCGGCGCCCGCGTGCCCAGCGGCGAGCCGGTGCCGGAGTTCATCCCCAAGGCGCGCACCGCGCGTCCGGGCGGCGCCGGCGGCGGACAGCGCCGTAGCTGGGGCGACCGCGGCGAGCGGTCCTCCGCCGAGCGCGGCGGCCGCAGCTGGGGCGAGCGTCGTCACGGCGGCGAGCGTGGCAGCCGCGGCGAGCACGGCCACGGCGGCCCGCGCGGCGAGGGTCGCAGCTACGGCGGCGAGCGCCGTCGCAGCTTCAACCACTGA